The following proteins come from a genomic window of Shewanella halifaxensis HAW-EB4:
- the zapE gene encoding cell division protein ZapE, which produces MSQLTPWQHYQQDLTRDDFSPDAAQEQAVKQLQRVYDELIALNDNQGKSSKLFSIFSKKPKQSVQGLYLWGGVGRGKTYLMDTFFDALPSKRKLRAHFHRFMHQLHIDLAELQGQRDPLVIIAKKMAAQYQVICFDEFFVSDITDAMLLGTLFESLFAEGVALVATSNIIPDELYRNGLQRARFLPAIAAINKHCDVLNVDSGVDYRLRTLEQAEIFHSPLDVKAEQNLKEYFDKLAPESEVSTQGLAIDGRVIEIRQQAQGVLLIDFRALCDGPRSQRDYMEVARLYHTVLLSNVEQMGEHLTGDDIARRFLAMVDEFYERNVKLIISSAVALEDIYTEGLLSFEFKRCRSRLTEMQSHDYLSLEHIP; this is translated from the coding sequence GTGTCGCAATTAACTCCCTGGCAGCATTATCAGCAAGATTTAACTCGAGATGATTTTTCACCTGACGCAGCGCAAGAGCAAGCTGTAAAACAGTTACAGCGTGTTTATGATGAGCTAATTGCTTTAAATGATAATCAAGGCAAGAGCAGCAAACTGTTTTCTATATTTAGTAAGAAGCCTAAGCAATCAGTGCAAGGTCTCTATCTTTGGGGAGGCGTTGGTCGTGGAAAAACTTATCTAATGGACACGTTTTTTGATGCGCTGCCGAGTAAGAGAAAGCTGCGGGCGCATTTTCACCGCTTTATGCATCAGCTGCATATCGACTTAGCGGAGCTTCAGGGGCAGCGAGATCCACTGGTCATCATTGCCAAGAAAATGGCAGCGCAATATCAAGTTATCTGCTTTGACGAGTTTTTTGTTTCCGATATCACCGATGCTATGCTGCTGGGCACCCTGTTCGAGTCACTTTTTGCCGAAGGCGTTGCACTCGTTGCAACCTCAAATATTATTCCTGATGAGCTTTATCGTAATGGTTTGCAGCGTGCGCGATTCCTGCCTGCGATAGCGGCAATCAATAAACACTGTGATGTCTTAAATGTTGATTCAGGTGTCGATTACCGCTTAAGAACCTTAGAACAAGCTGAAATTTTCCATTCGCCACTCGATGTGAAAGCAGAGCAAAATCTAAAAGAATACTTTGATAAGTTAGCACCAGAATCAGAAGTGTCGACTCAAGGCCTAGCAATAGATGGTCGTGTTATTGAGATCCGTCAACAGGCTCAAGGCGTTTTGCTCATCGACTTTAGAGCCTTGTGCGATGGCCCAAGAAGTCAACGTGATTACATGGAAGTTGCTAGACTTTACCATACAGTACTACTCAGCAATGTTGAGCAGATGGGCGAGCACTTAACGGGTGATGATATTGCGCGTCGCTTCTTAGCTATGGTGGATGAGTTTTATGAGCGTAATGTTAAATTGATTATCTCATCGGCGGTAGCACTAGAAGATATTTATACCGAGGGGCTGTTGAGCTTTGAGTTCAAGCGCTGTCGTTCAAGGCTAACGGAGATGCAATCTCATGATTATCTGTCTTTGGAACATATTCCATAG
- the rlmB gene encoding 23S rRNA (guanosine(2251)-2'-O)-methyltransferase RlmB, producing the protein MKKQDMTFGLHAVEAVLKNSPERVIEMWVLQGRDDARLTPILAMAAEWGVSVQYASRKALDEKSDGGQHQGVVAKVKPAKILSDNELSAMLEKTEVPFLLILDGVTDPHNLGACLRNADAAGVHGVIVPKDNSVGLTPVVSKVACGAAEVVPLYQVTNLARTMRSLQEKGIWIIGAAGEADCELYQASLTGPLAIAMGAEGKGLRRLSRESCDTLVSIPMAGSVSSLNVSVATGVCLFEAVRQRLA; encoded by the coding sequence ATGAAAAAGCAAGATATGACCTTTGGGTTACACGCGGTTGAAGCCGTACTTAAAAACAGTCCTGAGCGTGTCATTGAGATGTGGGTGCTTCAAGGTCGTGATGACGCGAGGCTCACTCCAATTCTTGCAATGGCAGCTGAGTGGGGCGTGTCAGTGCAGTATGCTTCTCGCAAGGCGTTAGACGAAAAGTCTGACGGCGGTCAACACCAAGGTGTCGTTGCCAAGGTTAAGCCTGCGAAAATTCTTAGTGATAATGAATTGTCTGCAATGCTAGAAAAGACTGAAGTGCCTTTCTTGCTAATCTTAGATGGTGTTACCGACCCGCATAACCTAGGGGCATGTTTACGTAATGCCGATGCAGCTGGCGTACATGGTGTGATTGTTCCTAAAGATAACTCTGTTGGCTTAACACCAGTCGTGAGCAAAGTGGCTTGCGGCGCAGCAGAAGTGGTACCGCTTTATCAAGTGACTAACCTTGCACGTACTATGCGTAGCCTGCAAGAGAAGGGCATTTGGATTATTGGCGCAGCCGGTGAAGCAGATTGTGAGCTTTATCAAGCGAGTCTAACGGGTCCTCTTGCTATCGCAATGGGCGCAGAAGGCAAAGGTCTTCGCCGCTTATCGCGTGAAAGCTGTGATACTTTGGTATCGATTCCTATGGCGGGTAGCGTGTCGAGCTTAAACGTTTCAGTTGCGACTGGCGTTTGCTTGTTTGAAGCGGTGCGCCAGCGCCTAGCGTAA
- the rpsI gene encoding 30S ribosomal protein S9 encodes MAATQYYGTGRRKTSTARVFAKVGTGNIIVNKLPLDEYFGRETSRMVVRQPLELVEMTDKLDIMVTVKGGGNTGQAGAIRHGITRALMELDESLRPSLRAAGFVTRDARKVERKKVGLRKARRKPQFSKR; translated from the coding sequence ATGGCTGCAACTCAATACTACGGCACTGGCCGTCGCAAAACATCTACTGCTCGCGTATTCGCTAAAGTAGGTACTGGTAACATTATCGTTAACAAGCTACCTCTAGACGAATACTTCGGTCGTGAAACTTCTCGTATGGTTGTTCGTCAGCCTCTAGAGCTAGTTGAAATGACTGACAAGTTAGACATCATGGTAACTGTAAAGGGTGGTGGTAACACTGGCCAAGCAGGTGCAATCCGTCACGGTATTACCCGTGCGTTGATGGAACTTGACGAGTCTCTACGTCCTTCTCTACGTGCTGCTGGTTTCGTTACCCGTGATGCTCGTAAAGTTGAGCGTAAGAAAGTTGGTCTACGTAAAGCACGTCGTAAGCCACAGTTCTCTAAGCGTTAA
- a CDS encoding adenylosuccinate synthase has translation MGKNVVVLGTQWGDEGKGKIVDLLTEQAKYVVRYQGGHNAGHTLVIDGDKTVLHLIPSGILRDNVKCIIGNGVVLAPDALMTEINMLKERGVPVEERLLISEACPLILPFHCALDVAREKARGNNAIGTTGRGIGPAYEDKVSRRGLRVGDLFDAELFATKLKEVMAYHNFMLTEYYKCEAVDYEETLKDALAIADYLKSMCTDVSELLDQARKAGEPILFEGAQGTLLDIDHGTYPFVTSSNTTAGGVATGSGFGPRHLDYVLGIMKAYTTRVGAGPFPTELKNEIGDYLGTKGHEFGATTGRKRRPGWLDVVAMKRAVQINSVSGFCLTKLDVLDGLEEVKICVGYQYPDGTVATTTPLAAEGYEKVTPVLETMPGWSETTFGATSVEQLPQAALNYIKRLEELLETPIDIISTGPDRNETMILVNPFS, from the coding sequence ATGGGCAAAAACGTTGTAGTTCTCGGCACCCAATGGGGTGACGAAGGAAAGGGTAAGATAGTCGATCTTCTTACCGAACAGGCTAAATATGTCGTTCGTTACCAAGGTGGCCACAATGCGGGTCATACTCTAGTAATCGATGGCGATAAAACCGTTCTTCATCTTATTCCATCAGGGATCTTACGCGATAATGTTAAGTGCATTATTGGTAACGGCGTGGTGCTTGCACCCGACGCTCTGATGACAGAAATTAACATGCTTAAAGAGCGTGGCGTACCTGTAGAGGAACGTTTACTAATTTCTGAAGCATGTCCTCTGATCTTACCATTCCATTGTGCTCTTGATGTGGCTCGCGAAAAAGCGCGTGGCAATAATGCAATTGGCACAACGGGTCGCGGTATTGGTCCAGCATACGAAGATAAAGTGTCTCGTCGTGGTTTACGTGTAGGCGATCTGTTTGATGCAGAATTGTTTGCTACTAAGCTAAAAGAAGTGATGGCTTACCATAACTTCATGCTGACAGAATACTACAAGTGCGAAGCTGTTGATTACGAAGAGACATTGAAAGATGCTCTAGCAATTGCTGATTACTTGAAGAGCATGTGCACAGACGTGTCAGAGTTACTTGATCAGGCACGTAAAGCTGGCGAACCAATTCTATTTGAAGGTGCTCAAGGCACGTTACTAGATATTGACCACGGTACTTATCCGTTCGTAACCTCTTCTAATACTACTGCCGGTGGTGTTGCAACAGGTTCAGGATTTGGTCCACGTCATCTAGATTACGTTCTGGGTATCATGAAGGCATACACCACTCGTGTTGGTGCAGGTCCTTTCCCAACTGAATTGAAAAATGAAATCGGCGACTACTTAGGTACTAAGGGTCACGAATTCGGTGCGACTACTGGTCGTAAACGTCGTCCAGGTTGGTTAGACGTTGTCGCAATGAAGCGCGCAGTTCAAATCAACAGTGTTAGCGGTTTCTGCTTAACTAAACTAGACGTTCTAGACGGCCTAGAAGAAGTTAAGATCTGTGTTGGCTACCAGTATCCAGATGGCACTGTAGCAACAACGACTCCTCTAGCGGCTGAAGGTTATGAGAAGGTAACACCTGTTCTTGAAACTATGCCTGGTTGGAGCGAGACAACTTTCGGTGCGACTTCTGTAGAGCAATTGCCACAAGCGGCATTGAATTACATTAAGCGTCTTGAAGAGTTGTTAGAAACGCCAATCGATATTATCTCAACGGGTCCGGATAGAAACGAGACCATGATTCTAGTGAATCCGTTTAGTTAA
- a CDS encoding DUF2065 domain-containing protein: MSFELIMLSLGLVLIIEGIGPLLFPNRWRAYLKEISNQNQQLLQRLGGSLVTVGVVLLIIFS; the protein is encoded by the coding sequence ATGTCTTTTGAGCTAATCATGCTTTCGTTGGGTCTAGTGTTAATTATTGAAGGAATTGGGCCACTTTTGTTTCCAAATCGTTGGCGGGCTTATTTAAAGGAAATTTCCAATCAAAATCAGCAGCTTTTGCAGCGGTTAGGTGGTTCTTTAGTCACAGTTGGTGTGGTGTTGTTGATTATTTTTTCATAA
- the rplM gene encoding 50S ribosomal protein L13, translating to MKTTFTATPETVTRDWFVVDAEGKTLGRISTEIASRLRGKHKPEYTPHVDTGDYIIVINADKVAVTGNKAKGKVYYSHSGFIGGIKQITFEKLQAHKPEMIIEKAVKGMLPKGPLGRAMFRKLKVYAGTEHNHAAQQPQVLDI from the coding sequence ATGAAGACTACTTTTACTGCTACACCAGAAACAGTCACTCGTGATTGGTTCGTCGTTGACGCCGAAGGTAAAACTTTGGGTCGTATCTCTACTGAAATCGCTTCACGCCTACGCGGTAAGCACAAGCCAGAGTATACGCCTCATGTAGATACTGGTGACTACATCATCGTTATTAACGCTGATAAAGTTGCTGTGACTGGTAACAAAGCCAAAGGCAAAGTTTACTACTCACATTCAGGTTTCATCGGTGGCATTAAGCAGATCACTTTTGAGAAGCTACAAGCTCATAAGCCTGAAATGATTATCGAAAAGGCTGTTAAGGGTATGCTACCTAAAGGTCCATTGGGCCGTGCCATGTTCCGTAAGCTTAAAGTTTACGCTGGTACAGAGCATAACCACGCTGCACAACAACCTCAAGTTCTTGATATCTAA
- a CDS encoding DUF481 domain-containing protein has translation MLKTLFVVIALMFSQAAFALVPPDYQEPPSDLTAEIEAGFQLNTGNTESSSFNGRTKLVYDTNQTRQEGTVKAYFAADNEKTTAEKYDLQVQSNYKVNGGYFFGRGDFTWDQFGSYTRIATISGGYGFDAVSTSKTKLSLEVGPGYRYNLPIATDDAPIPKSSKDVILRTAAKFEMKLQEYTSLNADLTAETGEDNNTLTLDMSYKNTLFQDWAFKIGMNVKYTQVVPEGSKQTDTITTFNLLYTFQ, from the coding sequence ATGCTAAAAACTCTCTTTGTTGTAATCGCTCTAATGTTCTCACAAGCGGCCTTCGCCTTAGTGCCACCGGACTACCAAGAGCCTCCTAGCGATCTGACTGCGGAAATTGAAGCGGGTTTCCAGCTCAATACTGGTAATACCGAATCCAGTAGCTTTAACGGCAGAACCAAATTGGTTTACGATACTAACCAGACGCGGCAAGAGGGAACGGTTAAAGCGTACTTTGCTGCAGACAACGAAAAAACAACTGCAGAAAAATATGACCTTCAAGTGCAGTCAAACTATAAAGTTAATGGCGGTTATTTTTTTGGGCGTGGCGATTTTACCTGGGATCAATTTGGTAGTTACACCCGCATAGCAACCATTTCTGGCGGTTATGGTTTCGATGCGGTTAGCACCTCGAAAACCAAACTGAGCTTAGAAGTCGGTCCCGGTTATCGTTATAATCTACCTATTGCCACAGACGATGCACCAATTCCAAAATCCAGTAAAGATGTCATCTTACGTACAGCTGCAAAGTTTGAGATGAAGCTACAAGAATATACTAGCCTCAATGCCGACCTTACCGCCGAAACTGGTGAGGACAATAATACACTGACCTTGGATATGAGTTACAAGAACACCCTATTTCAAGATTGGGCATTTAAGATTGGAATGAACGTAAAATACACTCAAGTGGTACCAGAAGGTTCAAAACAGACGGACACTATCACCACCTTTAATCTACTCTATACCTTCCAGTAG
- a CDS encoding tetratricopeptide repeat protein: protein MLRYVLIVILSILSLPSFATPKAVDIYTQEQLVDLIRTKRYLTQVKGDDCQIVQDIEARAEVLNQPLYQYLWAEMLNYGICVKANPPRGISMLKTSAEQGSAEAMVRMAEYYHDGKFVIEDKQRAVQYTLPAAATGDLPARMMLVRLFGEGYGSPRDYEVGFHWLYNEVFSDEATQAEAINLLKVLEAKMPPSAVARAKKEHLRTQQ from the coding sequence ATGCTGCGTTATGTATTGATTGTAATTTTGTCGATATTATCTCTACCAAGTTTTGCGACTCCTAAGGCTGTTGATATTTATACTCAGGAGCAACTGGTAGATCTGATTCGAACTAAACGCTATTTAACCCAAGTTAAGGGCGATGATTGTCAGATAGTGCAGGATATTGAAGCAAGGGCTGAGGTACTAAACCAGCCTTTGTATCAGTATCTTTGGGCGGAAATGCTCAACTATGGGATCTGCGTAAAGGCCAATCCGCCGCGTGGGATCTCTATGTTAAAAACCTCTGCCGAGCAGGGGAGTGCTGAAGCCATGGTTAGAATGGCTGAGTATTATCACGATGGTAAGTTTGTCATCGAAGATAAACAACGCGCTGTGCAATATACATTGCCAGCTGCCGCGACGGGCGATTTGCCTGCGCGGATGATGTTGGTTCGGTTATTTGGTGAGGGCTATGGTAGTCCTCGTGATTACGAAGTGGGCTTTCATTGGTTATACAATGAAGTGTTTAGCGATGAAGCCACACAAGCCGAAGCAATTAATTTGTTAAAGGTGTTAGAGGCAAAGATGCCGCCCAGCGCAGTCGCTAGGGCAAAGAAAGAGCACCTTAGAACGCAACAATAA
- the rplI gene encoding 50S ribosomal protein L9 yields the protein MNVILLDKIANLGNLGDQVSVKAGYARNFLLPQGKAVVANAANTEVFEARRADLEAKLAADLAAATQRAEKISALESVVIASKAGDEGKLFGSIGNRDIADAVTAAGVELAKSEVRLPLGAIRTTGEFEVEVQVHTEVKAIVKLSVVAEA from the coding sequence ATGAACGTTATTTTACTTGATAAAATCGCTAACCTAGGCAACTTGGGTGACCAAGTTTCTGTAAAAGCGGGTTACGCACGTAACTTCCTTTTACCACAAGGTAAAGCTGTTGTTGCTAACGCTGCTAACACTGAAGTTTTTGAAGCACGTCGTGCTGATCTAGAAGCTAAGTTAGCTGCTGACCTAGCTGCTGCTACTCAACGCGCTGAGAAAATCTCTGCACTTGAGTCTGTTGTTATCGCTTCTAAAGCTGGTGACGAAGGCAAGCTATTCGGTTCAATTGGCAACCGTGATATCGCTGATGCAGTTACAGCTGCTGGTGTTGAACTAGCTAAGAGCGAAGTTCGTCTTCCACTAGGTGCTATCCGCACTACTGGTGAATTCGAAGTTGAAGTTCAAGTTCACACTGAAGTTAAAGCAATCGTTAAACTTTCTGTTGTTGCAGAAGCTTAA
- a CDS encoding ZapG family protein: MEWALTLAAFVIGGVFGYVGHTLLAKNNRHKNNNEQLEQTQLELSQYKQEVSDHFDDHYKQLAELTAQLNRVNQQWNASANSFTYPVTEKQLPELKVQASEKPDEIAEELKEQQPIPT; encoded by the coding sequence ATGGAGTGGGCATTAACCCTTGCCGCATTTGTGATTGGTGGCGTATTTGGCTACGTGGGCCATACTTTATTAGCCAAAAACAATCGGCATAAAAACAATAATGAGCAGCTAGAGCAAACTCAACTTGAGCTCAGCCAGTATAAGCAAGAGGTGTCAGATCACTTCGACGACCATTATAAGCAACTAGCAGAGCTAACAGCGCAGTTAAACAGGGTCAATCAGCAGTGGAACGCATCAGCAAATTCATTTACTTATCCGGTAACAGAAAAACAGCTACCAGAATTGAAGGTCCAGGCCTCAGAAAAGCCAGATGAAATAGCTGAAGAGCTCAAGGAGCAACAGCCGATCCCCACTTAA
- the rpsR gene encoding 30S ribosomal protein S18 codes for MARYFRRRKFCRFTAEGVTEIDYKDIVTLKNYITESGKIVPSRITGTNAKYQRQLARAIKRARYLSLLPYTDLHQ; via the coding sequence ATGGCACGTTATTTCCGTCGTCGCAAGTTCTGCCGTTTCACTGCAGAAGGCGTTACCGAGATCGATTACAAAGATATCGTAACTTTGAAGAACTACATCACTGAAAGTGGTAAAATTGTTCCTAGTCGTATCACTGGTACAAACGCTAAATATCAACGTCAACTAGCTCGCGCTATCAAGCGTGCTCGTTATCTTTCTCTACTGCCGTACACTGATTTACATCAGTAA
- the rnr gene encoding ribonuclease R — MIQDPHIKREQEKYENPIPSREYILDYLRSQKSPLTREHIATALKIEGEEQLEAIRRRLRAMERDGELVFTRGQSYGLPERMDLLTGTVIGHRDGFGFLKLEEGGDDLYINNRDMLMYFHGDRVLAQKAGVDRKGRREARIVRLVEERNAALVGRFHLDAGMGFVIADDRRITQEILVPEEDRKGARQGDIVVLELTRRPGRYVKAAGKVTEVLGKEMAPGMEIEIALRNYDLPHTWSGLIEKKLRKIPDEVTEADKEGRVDLRQLPLVTIDGEDARDFDDAVYAEKKKSGGWRLWVAIADVSHYVRTESALDKEARARGNSVYFPSQVIPMLPEKISNGLCSLMPKVDRLCMVAEMTISAAGKLSGYKFYPAVMHSHARLTYTQVADMLEGGEVSDELKPIFPHLQTLQSLYLTLDETRAERGAIAFETTETQFIFNEQRKIDKIVPRSRNQAHKIIEECMILANVASAKFVKKHKGEVLYRVHESPSEQKLTNFKDFLKERGLTMEGGLEPEPKDYQAVMEQVADRPDAELIQVMLLRSMRQATYTPDNEGHFGLALEEYSHFTSPIRRYPDLILHRVIRYLLAKQENTALTDQWTADGGYHYKIEELDQLGEECSTTERRADEATRDVNDWLKCEFMQDHVGDTFEAVIASVTHFGMFVRLNDLFIDGLVHISSLGSDYYQYDNMRQRLVGEASGQVYQIGDTVTVKVAGVNLDDRQIDLMMEGDSAGGKRRRPTKPLTARERVNREGAKLGAKRESSRGKGAEGDSESKSETKRKPSRSGAKSSGGKYKSGSSAAAKKTKTKASAKKSSASKAKSAKRKASKK, encoded by the coding sequence ATGATACAAGATCCGCATATTAAGCGTGAGCAAGAAAAATACGAAAACCCTATTCCAAGTCGCGAGTATATTTTAGATTACTTGCGCTCACAAAAGTCCCCGTTAACCCGAGAGCATATTGCTACTGCTTTAAAAATTGAAGGTGAAGAGCAACTAGAAGCTATTCGTCGTCGCCTGCGTGCGATGGAGCGTGATGGTGAGTTAGTCTTTACCCGTGGCCAGTCATATGGCTTGCCAGAGAGAATGGACCTGTTAACTGGTACTGTGATTGGTCACCGAGATGGCTTTGGATTTCTAAAGCTAGAAGAGGGAGGGGACGACCTTTATATCAACAACCGTGACATGCTGATGTATTTCCACGGTGACAGGGTCCTTGCACAAAAAGCGGGCGTCGATCGTAAGGGTCGCCGTGAAGCGCGTATTGTACGTTTGGTAGAAGAGCGTAACGCCGCATTAGTTGGTCGCTTTCATCTAGATGCTGGCATGGGCTTTGTGATTGCCGATGACCGCCGCATCACGCAAGAGATTTTAGTTCCGGAAGAAGATCGCAAGGGCGCGCGCCAAGGCGATATCGTGGTGCTTGAGCTGACTCGTCGACCGGGCCGTTATGTTAAAGCGGCTGGTAAAGTGACGGAGGTGCTCGGTAAAGAGATGGCTCCGGGTATGGAGATTGAGATTGCACTGCGCAATTACGATCTGCCGCACACTTGGTCAGGCTTGATAGAGAAGAAGCTGCGTAAAATTCCTGATGAAGTGACCGAGGCCGATAAAGAGGGCCGCGTCGATCTACGTCAGTTGCCGCTGGTCACTATCGATGGTGAAGATGCGCGTGACTTTGACGATGCCGTTTACGCTGAGAAGAAAAAGTCTGGCGGCTGGCGCCTGTGGGTGGCGATTGCAGACGTAAGTCATTACGTTCGTACAGAGTCGGCACTGGATAAAGAAGCGCGCGCACGTGGTAACTCGGTGTATTTCCCATCGCAAGTTATCCCTATGCTGCCTGAGAAGATCTCTAATGGTCTGTGCTCATTGATGCCAAAAGTCGATCGTTTGTGCATGGTAGCTGAGATGACTATCTCGGCAGCAGGTAAGCTATCGGGCTATAAGTTTTATCCGGCAGTGATGCATTCTCATGCGCGTTTAACCTATACCCAGGTTGCCGATATGCTTGAGGGCGGTGAGGTAAGCGATGAGCTTAAGCCAATATTTCCGCACCTGCAGACATTACAATCACTGTACCTGACATTAGATGAAACTCGCGCCGAACGTGGTGCAATTGCTTTTGAAACCACTGAAACCCAGTTTATCTTCAATGAGCAACGTAAGATCGACAAGATTGTGCCGCGCAGCCGTAATCAAGCGCATAAAATTATCGAAGAATGCATGATCTTAGCTAACGTTGCGTCAGCTAAATTTGTTAAAAAGCACAAAGGTGAAGTGTTATACCGTGTGCATGAGTCACCGTCAGAGCAGAAGCTAACCAACTTTAAAGATTTCCTTAAAGAACGTGGCTTGACGATGGAAGGTGGTTTAGAGCCTGAGCCTAAAGATTACCAAGCGGTAATGGAGCAGGTTGCTGATAGACCCGATGCTGAGCTGATTCAGGTGATGTTGCTGCGCTCAATGCGCCAAGCGACTTATACACCAGATAATGAAGGTCACTTTGGTTTGGCGCTTGAGGAGTATTCGCACTTCACGTCGCCAATCCGTCGTTACCCAGATTTGATCTTGCACCGAGTGATCCGTTACCTACTTGCTAAGCAAGAAAATACAGCATTAACCGACCAGTGGACTGCCGATGGTGGTTACCACTACAAGATTGAAGAGCTAGATCAGCTTGGTGAAGAGTGTTCGACTACTGAGCGCCGAGCTGATGAAGCGACCCGTGATGTGAATGACTGGCTTAAATGCGAGTTTATGCAAGATCACGTTGGTGATACTTTTGAGGCGGTTATTGCCTCTGTGACACATTTTGGCATGTTCGTGCGCTTAAATGACCTGTTTATCGATGGTCTAGTGCATATCTCAAGCCTAGGCAGTGATTATTACCAATATGATAATATGCGCCAGCGTTTAGTGGGCGAGGCCTCGGGTCAGGTTTATCAGATTGGTGATACGGTAACGGTTAAAGTTGCTGGCGTGAACCTCGATGACCGTCAAATTGACTTGATGATGGAAGGCGACTCTGCAGGTGGTAAACGTCGTAGACCAACTAAGCCGTTAACCGCGCGTGAGCGAGTGAATCGCGAAGGTGCAAAGCTTGGGGCTAAGCGTGAGTCTTCTAGAGGTAAAGGCGCAGAGGGTGACTCTGAGTCTAAGTCTGAGACAAAACGTAAGCCGAGTCGTTCAGGTGCTAAGTCGAGCGGCGGTAAATATAAGAGCGGCAGCAGCGCTGCAGCTAAAAAGACTAAGACAAAAGCTTCGGCAAAAAAATCTTCAGCAAGTAAAGCTAAGTCAGCCAAGCGTAAAGCGAGTAAGAAATAG
- the priB gene encoding primosomal replication protein N: MTTNNLVLAGTITRSRQFDSPAGIAHTVVMLEHKSQRYEAGMLRNVYCQIQVVLSGEHFNSVSKNLKAGVEIQVEGFINLQQSRNGQNRLVLHAENVELKT, encoded by the coding sequence GTGACCACAAACAATTTGGTATTAGCAGGAACCATTACGCGTTCTAGGCAATTTGATAGTCCAGCAGGCATTGCCCATACGGTAGTGATGTTAGAACACAAATCGCAGCGTTACGAAGCAGGAATGTTACGCAACGTTTATTGCCAAATCCAAGTTGTGTTAAGTGGTGAACACTTTAATAGTGTTTCAAAAAATCTGAAAGCCGGCGTTGAAATACAAGTCGAAGGCTTCATTAATCTGCAACAGAGCAGAAATGGTCAAAATCGCTTGGTTTTACACGCTGAAAATGTCGAATTGAAAACTTAG
- the rpsF gene encoding 30S ribosomal protein S6, whose product MRHYEIVFLVHPDQSEQVPGMIERYTGILTQAGGQIHRLEDWGRRQLAYPIIELHKAHYVLLNVETTAEAVEELETAFRFNDAVLRSMVMRTKAAITEASPMAKAKDERDTRRSSEERAPRAEAAEEVEESAENTAE is encoded by the coding sequence ATGCGTCATTATGAAATCGTATTTTTAGTTCACCCTGATCAGAGTGAGCAAGTGCCAGGTATGATCGAACGTTACACGGGTATTCTTACCCAAGCTGGCGGTCAAATTCACCGTTTAGAAGACTGGGGCCGTCGTCAATTGGCTTACCCAATCATCGAGTTGCATAAAGCTCACTATGTTCTTTTGAACGTAGAGACTACTGCTGAAGCGGTTGAAGAACTTGAAACAGCTTTCCGTTTCAACGACGCTGTTTTGCGTAGCATGGTTATGCGTACTAAAGCTGCCATCACTGAAGCATCTCCAATGGCTAAAGCTAAAGACGAGCGCGATACACGTCGTTCATCTGAAGAGCGTGCACCTCGTGCAGAAGCTGCTGAAGAAGTTGAAGAAAGCGCTGAAAACACTGCTGAGTAA